The following coding sequences lie in one Thalassoglobus polymorphus genomic window:
- a CDS encoding DUF3467 domain-containing protein, which produces MSEHPEGFTPSDDDSENSDDEAANMGESQPVQGQVRHNNISARVPDSVGQGVLSNGVMILTGKFEIVLDFALRMGEQQRIVARCILPRAVATQFTGALRENMRIYEARFGPLPTVPRPVTSESEHSLDEGGDPEPRPEESSAPNHPENQPAPPPEPPNIQDIYDELKISDEMMSGCYSNAVLIRHSGTEFCLDFITNFFPRSAVSARVFLAAPHVKPLLNSLERSLEPPPGTSQDFA; this is translated from the coding sequence TTGTCCGAGCACCCGGAAGGATTCACACCGTCCGATGACGACTCCGAGAATTCCGATGATGAAGCAGCTAACATGGGGGAATCCCAACCGGTGCAAGGGCAGGTCCGGCACAACAACATCAGTGCTCGCGTTCCCGATTCTGTGGGGCAAGGCGTTCTGAGTAACGGTGTGATGATCCTCACAGGGAAGTTCGAAATTGTCCTCGATTTCGCACTACGCATGGGAGAGCAACAGCGGATTGTTGCTCGCTGCATCTTACCGCGTGCGGTCGCGACACAGTTTACCGGAGCATTGCGTGAAAATATGCGGATCTACGAAGCCCGCTTCGGCCCGCTCCCAACTGTTCCCAGACCAGTCACTAGCGAAAGCGAACACTCTCTGGACGAGGGAGGAGATCCAGAACCTCGGCCTGAAGAATCTTCCGCACCGAATCATCCGGAAAACCAACCAGCTCCTCCACCGGAACCTCCGAACATCCAAGACATTTACGATGAGCTCAAAATCTCGGACGAAATGATGTCTGGATGTTATTCGAATGCTGTATTAATCCGGCACTCCGGGACGGAGTTCTGTCTCGACTTTATCACGAATTTTTTCCCGCGATCCGCAGTTTCCGCTCGTGTGTTTCTGGCAGCCCCGCACGTCAAGCCGCTTTTGAATTCACTCGAACGATCATTGGAGCCCCCTCCCGGGACAAGCCAGGATTTTGCGTGA
- a CDS encoding DUF3467 domain-containing protein, whose amino-acid sequence MANETQEESPKGEESNTEQQQQQVRIELDDTGVDALYANLCRVSSTPEEVILDLAVNPNPTGVPTQKLQVSQRVILNHYTAKRLAALLTATVQRHEQAFGRLEIDVRKRLISETT is encoded by the coding sequence ATGGCCAACGAGACTCAGGAAGAATCCCCCAAAGGTGAAGAGTCGAACACCGAGCAACAGCAGCAACAAGTTCGGATTGAGCTCGACGACACCGGAGTGGATGCACTGTACGCGAACCTGTGTCGCGTCTCGAGCACCCCTGAAGAAGTCATTTTAGACCTCGCTGTGAACCCCAACCCAACGGGCGTACCGACCCAGAAGCTACAGGTCTCGCAGCGAGTCATCCTGAATCATTACACCGCCAAGCGACTTGCCGCGTTACTCACGGCAACCGTACAACGACATGAACAGGCCTTTGGGCGGCTGGAAATCGATGTTCGAAAGCGGCTGATCTCCGAGACCACTTAA
- a CDS encoding Gfo/Idh/MocA family protein — MDHINGSLGRKLNMALVGGGQGSFIGRVHNVAAILDNRAQLVAGALSSNPERAKASAPFYDISPDRAYGSFQELVDTEAALPEGQRVDFVSIATPNHTHFEVAKAALARGFNVVCDKPMTFDLAQAEELVKLVEASGSVFALTHNYTGYPLVRQAREMILGGELGVIQAIRSNYIQGWLRTRLESEDQKQAAWRADPAKSGAAGGFGDIGTHAYNLARYMTGELPEEVSCTLKVFEEGRQLDDYGHAVIRMENGGLTTVTASQISHGRENDLFIEIDGTKGAISWRQEDPNQMMVRRNGEPWHVYTRNPNAPFTTELAAASSRLPGGHPEAFFEAFANVYRFAYDDMIKRAAGEPFEKRDTIYPNVYDGIEGMYFIQQCVASSAENGAWLPLKHPLARR; from the coding sequence ATGGATCACATTAACGGTTCTTTGGGTCGAAAATTGAACATGGCCCTCGTCGGCGGGGGACAAGGTTCGTTTATCGGTCGTGTGCATAATGTCGCTGCGATTCTAGATAATCGTGCACAGTTAGTAGCCGGTGCGCTTTCATCAAACCCAGAACGGGCAAAAGCATCCGCTCCATTTTACGACATCTCTCCCGACCGGGCGTACGGCTCTTTTCAAGAGTTGGTCGACACCGAAGCAGCTCTCCCGGAAGGTCAACGGGTTGACTTCGTCTCTATCGCAACTCCGAACCATACTCACTTCGAAGTTGCCAAAGCGGCACTCGCAAGAGGATTCAACGTTGTTTGCGATAAGCCGATGACGTTTGACCTCGCGCAGGCTGAGGAACTCGTCAAGCTGGTCGAAGCTTCGGGATCTGTCTTCGCACTCACTCACAACTACACTGGCTATCCGTTAGTGCGACAGGCACGCGAGATGATCCTCGGCGGAGAACTTGGAGTCATTCAGGCGATCCGCAGTAACTATATTCAAGGCTGGCTGAGAACCCGGCTGGAAAGCGAAGATCAGAAACAGGCAGCCTGGCGAGCTGATCCAGCAAAATCTGGAGCTGCCGGTGGCTTTGGTGATATTGGAACTCATGCTTATAACCTCGCCCGCTACATGACTGGGGAACTCCCTGAAGAAGTCTCTTGCACCTTAAAGGTCTTTGAAGAAGGGCGTCAGCTGGACGACTATGGTCACGCGGTGATTCGCATGGAAAATGGTGGTTTGACGACAGTCACCGCCAGCCAGATTTCACACGGACGCGAAAATGATCTGTTCATCGAAATCGACGGAACCAAAGGAGCGATCTCCTGGCGTCAGGAAGACCCCAATCAAATGATGGTTCGCCGAAACGGCGAACCGTGGCACGTTTACACTCGCAATCCCAATGCTCCGTTCACGACAGAACTGGCTGCCGCGTCGAGTCGTTTGCCGGGAGGGCATCCGGAAGCGTTCTTCGAAGCGTTCGCGAATGTCTATCGCTTTGCTTATGACGACATGATCAAACGTGCTGCCGGTGAACCTTTTGAAAAGAGAGACACCATCTACCCGAATGTGTACGACGGGATCGAAGGGATGTACTTCATTCAGCAGTGCGTTGCCAGTAGTGCCGAAAATGGGGCGTGGTTGCCACTCAAACATCCTTTGGCACGACGGTAA